A region of the Actinomycetota bacterium genome:
CACGCGGTCGAGAACCTCAACCAGGCCGATGCCCTTCTCTTTGGCCGGGTGACTTACGAAATGATGGAATCAGCGTGGCGGCCGCCGGCGCCGACGGGAGCGAGACCTGATTGGATGGAGCCCTTCGCCCAGACGATCAACGCGGCAAAGAAGTACGTCGTGTCGAGCACCTTGGACCGGGTCGACTGGAACGCGGTGCTCGTGCGCGGTGATCTGGGGAAGGCCGTGTTGCAGCTCAAGCGGAAGTCGGGTAAGGGACTGTTCGTGGGAGGTGTGAGGCTCCCGCTGGCTTTGGCGGAGCTGGGATTGATCGATGAGTACGAGTTCGTGGTGCAGCCCAGGCTAGCGGGCCAAGGGCCGACGTTGTTCGCCGGGCTATCGAAGCATGTCGACTTGAAGCTCGTGAGCCGGCTGGAGTTC
Encoded here:
- a CDS encoding dihydrofolate reductase family protein, whose product is MRPLRYSINVTLDGCCDHRAVPADEDLHRHAVENLNQADALLFGRVTYEMMESAWRPPAPTGARPDWMEPFAQTINAAKKYVVSSTLDRVDWNAVLVRGDLGKAVLQLKRKSGKGLFVGGVRLPLALAELGLIDEYEFVVQPRLAGQGPTLFAGLSKHVDLKLVSRLEFGSGAVAMRYEPRR